In Solanum pennellii chromosome 3, SPENNV200, a single window of DNA contains:
- the LOC107014804 gene encoding ABC transporter G family member 11-like: MRNSSSSTTSANDVMMEIEANKPQGNGIVVGGLSPLSETLWKEKRNTEFIGDVSARLAWKDLTVMVTLNNGETQNVLEGLTGYAEPGTFTALMGPSGSGKSTLLDALSGRLASNAFLSGRVLLNGRKANLSFGTAAYVTQDDTLIGTLTVRETISYSARLRLPDRMPWLEKRTLIESTIIEMGLQDCADTVIGNWHLRGISGGEKRRVSIALEILMRPRLLFLDEPTSGLDSASAFFVTQTLRGLSRDGRTVIASIHQPSSEVFELFDRLYLLSGGKTVYFGQASEAYEFFAQAGFPCPALRNPSDHFLRCINSDFDKVKATLKGSMKLRFESNEDPLDKTTTAEAIRILVDYYRRSQYSYSANERVEEMSKVKGTVLDSGGSQASFFMQAYTLTKRSFVNMSRDFGYYWLRLVIYLVVTICIGTIYLNVGTGYSSILARGACASFVFGFVTFMSIGGFPSFVEDMKVFQRERMNGHYGVFAFVVSNTLSAMPFLILITFLSGTVCYFMVRLHPGFTHYLFFVICLYASVTVVESLMMVIASVVPNFLMGIIIGAGIQGIFMLVSGYFRLPNDIPKPFWRYPMSYLSFHFWALQGQYQNDLMGLEFDNSSPDLPKIPGEFILEQIFQIDLNRSKWIDVSVIFVMIITYRIIFFIMIKINEDVTPWIRGYIARRKMQQKNGNQKQTISPYGLSQSPSLRAYVGNNGPNSNR; the protein is encoded by the exons ATGAGGAATTCGTCATCGTCTACTACTTCAGCAAATGATGTGATGATGGAAATTGAAGCGAATAAACCACAAGGTAATGGTATCGTTGTTGGTGGATTGAGTCCGTTGAGTGAAACATTATGGAAGGAGAAAAGAAATACAGAGTTTATTGGTGATGTTTCTGCTAGATTGGCTTGGAAAGATCTAACAGTAATGGTTACTCTTAATAATGGTGAAACACAGAATGTTCTAGAAGGACTTACTGGTTATGCTGAACCTGGAACTTTTACTGCTTTAATGGGTCCTTCTGGTTCTGGAAAATCTACTCTTCTCGATGCGCTCTCGGGTCGTCTTGCTTCTAACGCTTTTCTATCCGGCAGAGTTTTGCTTAATGGACGTAAAGCTAATCTCTCTTTTGGAACTGCG gcgTATGTGACGCAAGATGATACGTTGATTGGGACATTGACAGTTAGAGAGACGATATCGTATTCTGCTAGATTACGCCTTCCTGATCGGATGCCATGGTTGGAGAAACGGACGTTGATTGAGAGTACTATTATTGAAATGGGACTTCAGGATTGTGCTGATACAGTTATTGGAAACTGGCATTTACGCGGTATAAGTGGAGGAGAAAAAAGGAGAGTTAGTATCGCGCTTGAGATTCTTATGAGGCCTAGATTGCTCTTCCTTGATGAGCCAACTAGTGGTCTTGACAG TGCTTCGGCGTTCTTTGTTACACAGACACTGCGTGGTCTGTCGAGAGATGGAAGGACTGTGATAGCTTCAATTCATCAGCCGAGTAGTGAAGTATTTGAGTTGTTTGACAGATTATATTTGCTTTCTGGAGGCAAAACAGTTTACTTTGGTCAAGCTTCTGAAGCATATGAG TTCTTTGCACAAGCTGGATTTCCTTGTCCTGCTCTAAGAAATCCATCAGATCATTTCCTACGATGTATCAATTCTGATTTCGACAAAGTTAAGGCAACTCTAAAGGGGTCGATGAAGCTACGG TTTGAGTCCAATGAGGATCCTCTTGACAAAACGACGACAGCTGAAGCTATACGCATCTTAGTAGACTATTATCGTCGTTCTCAGTACAGCTACTCAGCTAATGAAAGGGTTGAAGAAATGTCGAAAGTT AAAGGAACAGTGCTAGATTCTGGAGGAAGTCAGGCTAGTTTCTTTATGCAGGCCTACACCTTAACGAAACGTTCCTTTGTTAACATGTCAAGAGACTTTGGTTATTACTGGTTGAGGCTTGTTATCTACTTGGTGGTCACTATCTGCATTGGAACTATCTATCTTAACGTGGGAACCGGTTATAGTTCCATCCTG GCAAGAGGAGCATGTGCATCATTCGTCTTTGGATTTGTGACATTCATGTCAATTGGAGGATTCCCTTCTTTCGTCGAAGATATGAAG GTTTTTCAAAGAGAGAGGATGAATGGACACTATGGTGTTTTTGCATTTGTCGTGAGCAATACCTTATCCGCGATGCCATTTCTGATACTGATCACCTTTCTTTCTGGCACTGTATGCTATTTCATGGTCCGGTTACACCCGGGCTTCACACACTATTTATTCTTTGTGATATGCCTCTACGCCAGTGTCACTGTTGTCGAAAGCTTGATGATGGTCATAGCTAGTGTTGTCCCTAATTTTCTCATGGGTATAATTATTGGTGCTGGAATCCAG GGAATATTTATGTTAGTCTCTGGATACTTTAGACTCCCCAACGACATCCCAAAGCCTTTCTGGCGTTACCCTATGTCTTACCTCAGTTTCCATTTCTGGGCACTACAG GGGCAATATCAAAATGATTTGATGGGATTGGAGTTTGATAACTCGAGTCCTGATCTCCCCAAAATCCCGGGTGAATTCATACTAGAGCAGATATTCCAAATTGATCTGAACAGATCAAAATGGATAGACGTGAGTGTGATCTTCGTGATGATAATCACCTATCGGATTATCTTCTTTATCATGATCAAGATCAACGAAGATGTAACACCGTGGATCAGAGGTTACATTGCTAGAAGAAAAATGCAGCAGAAGAATGGAAATCAAAAACAGACAATTTCTCCATACGGTCTTTCTCAATCACCCTCTCTCAGGGCCTATGTTGGAAACAATGGACCAAATAGCAATAGGTAA
- the LOC107012363 gene encoding SUMO-activating enzyme subunit 1B-1, which translates to MGTEGEQLTEQETAIYDRQIRVWGVDAQRRLSKSNVFVSGLRGTSVEFCKNIVLAGVGSLTLNDDRLVTEDLLFANFLTPPAENDFRGKSVAELCCDSLKDFNPMVSVSVEKGALSIFDADFFQKFDVVVVNCCSLLTKKSVNAKCRKLPKRVAFYSVECRDSCGEIFVDLQNYSYCKKKNEETIECKLHYPSFEEAIAVPWRSLPKRMSKLYYAMRVIERFEELEGRNPGETSVDDLPNVQKLRKELCEAHSLNESQIPDSLLRRLIASISEFPPVCAIVGGILGQEVIKAISGKGDPLKNFFFFDAMDGKGIIEDISNGKS; encoded by the exons ATGGGAACGGAAGGTGAGCAATTGACGGAGCAGGAAACTGCAATCTATGATCGACAAATTAGGGTTTGGGGCGTTGATGCTCAGAGAAG GCTCAGCAAATCCAATGTGTTTGTGAGTGGGCTGAGAGGAACTAGTGTTGAG ttctgcaagaatattgTTTTAGCTGGAGTAGGTAGTTTGACACTAAATGATGACCGGTTGGTGACCGAAGATCTATTATTTGCTAATTTCTTAACTCCTCCCGCTGAAAATGATTTCCGGGGGAAGTCTGTTGCTGAGCTTTGCTGTGATTCTTTGAAGGATTTCAATCCTATGGTTTCTGTTTCTGTAGAGAAAG GTGCTCTGTCCATCTTCGATGCTGATTTCTTTCAGaagtttgatgttgttgttgttaattgtTGCTCCCTTTTGACAAAA AAATCAGTAAATGCAAAATGTCGCAAGTTGCCAAAGCGTGTAGCATTTTACAGTGTAGAATGCCGTGACTCCTGCGGTGAGATATTTGTTGATTTACAGAACTACAGCTACTGTAAG aaaaaaaatgaagagacaATTGAATGTAAATTGCATTATCCAAGTTTTGAG GAAGCCATTGCAGTCCCCTGGAGATCTCTACCAAAGAGAATGTCAAAGCTGTATTATGCAATGAGAG TTATAGAAAGGTTTGAAGAGCTTGAGGGACGAAATCCTGGAGAAACTTCTGTTGATGACCTTCCAAATGTTCAGAAGTTGAGGAAGGAACTCTGCGAGGCACAT TCCTTAAATGAATCTCAGATCCCAGATTCTCTTCTGAGAAGATTGATAGCAAGTATAAGTGAATTTCCTCCTGTCTGTGCTATCGTTGGAGGAATTCTTGGACAG GAGGTAATAAAAGCAATATCTGGCAAAGGTGATCCTCTTaagaactttttcttctttgacgCCATGGATGGTAAAGGGATAATAGAGGACATATCTAATGGCAAGAGCTGA
- the LOC107013821 gene encoding probable UDP-arabinopyranose mutase 1 isoform X2, which yields MAPTLNGEVDIVIPTIRSLNFLENWRPFFEPYHLIIIQDGDPTKEIKVPEGFDYELYNRNDINRILGPKANCISFKDGACRCFGFLVSKKKFIYTIDDDCFVAKDPSGKEIDALAKHLENLTKPSTPYYFNTLYDPYREGADFVRGYPFSLRAGVPTAVSHGLWLNIPDYDAPTQLVKPLDRNTRYVDAVLTIPKGTLYPMCAMNLAFNRELIGAAMYFGIMGDGQPLGRYDDMWAGWCTKVVCDHLGYGVKTGLPYLWHSKASNPFVNLKKEYNGLFWQEEMIPFFQSVILPKKCTNAQECYLELAKQAKEKLGPVDPYFNNLADAMVTWIEAWEEFNAPANVKNGSA from the exons atggCTCCAACTTTGAATGGTGAGGTAGACATAGTGATACCAACCATAAGAAGCTTGAACTTCTTGGAGAATTGGAGGCCATTCTTTGAGCCATATCATTTGATCATCATTCAAGATGGTGATCCCaccaaggaaatcaaggtcccTGAGGGCTTCGATTACGAGCTCTATAATCGCAATGATATCAACAGGATTCTTGGTCctaaggccaattgcatctccttcaaggatGGTGCTTGTCGTTGCTTCGGGTTCTTGGTTTCTAAGAAGAAGTTTATCTATACTATTGATGATGATTGCTTT GTGGCTAAGGATCCAAGTGGGAAAGAAATTGATGCATTGGCTAAGCATCTTGAAAATCTGACAAAACCATCCACACCCTACTACTTCAACACTCTGTATGATCCATACAGAGAAGGTGCTGATTTCGTTCGAGGGTATCCGTTTAGCTTGAGGGCTGGTGTACCAACTGCTGTCTCTCATGGACTCTGGCTTAACATCCCTGATTACGATGCCCCCACTCAGCTCGTCAAGCCTCTGGATCGTAACACCAG GTATGTGGATGCTGTGTTGACAATCCCCAAAGGGACTCTGTATCCCATGTGTGCTATGAACCTTGCGTTTAACAGAGAACTTATCGGTGCTGCTATGTACTTTGGGATTATGGGTGATGGACAGCCTCTTGGCagatatgatgatatgtggGCTGGCTGGTGTACCAAA GTGGTGTGTGATCATTTGGGCTATGGTGTGAAGACAGGGCTGCCATATTTATGGCACAGCAAGGCTAGCAATCCGTTCGTGAACCTGAAGAAGGAATACAACGGGCTGTTCTGGCAAGAAGAGATGATTCCCTTCTTTCAATCTGTGATCTTACCTAAGAAATGCACCAATGCTCAAGAATGCTATCTCGAGCTCGCTAAGCAGGCCAAGGAAAAGCTTGGTCCAGTTGATCCATATTTCAACAACCTTGCTGATGCTATGGTCACCTGGATTGAGGCCTGGGAAGAATTCAACGCACCAGCAAATGTCAAGAACGGGTCTGCTTAG
- the LOC107013821 gene encoding probable UDP-arabinopyranose mutase 1 isoform X1: MAPTLNGEVDIVIPTIRSLNFLENWRPFFEPYHLIIIQDGDPTKEIKVPEGFDYELYNRNDINRILGPKANCISFKDGACRCFGFLVSKKKFIYTIDDDCFVAKDPSGKEIDALAKHLENLTKPSTPYYFNTLYDPYREGADFVRGYPFSLRAGVPTAVSHGLWLNIPDYDAPTQLVKPLDRNTSVGSNRYVDAVLTIPKGTLYPMCAMNLAFNRELIGAAMYFGIMGDGQPLGRYDDMWAGWCTKVVCDHLGYGVKTGLPYLWHSKASNPFVNLKKEYNGLFWQEEMIPFFQSVILPKKCTNAQECYLELAKQAKEKLGPVDPYFNNLADAMVTWIEAWEEFNAPANVKNGSA, from the exons atggCTCCAACTTTGAATGGTGAGGTAGACATAGTGATACCAACCATAAGAAGCTTGAACTTCTTGGAGAATTGGAGGCCATTCTTTGAGCCATATCATTTGATCATCATTCAAGATGGTGATCCCaccaaggaaatcaaggtcccTGAGGGCTTCGATTACGAGCTCTATAATCGCAATGATATCAACAGGATTCTTGGTCctaaggccaattgcatctccttcaaggatGGTGCTTGTCGTTGCTTCGGGTTCTTGGTTTCTAAGAAGAAGTTTATCTATACTATTGATGATGATTGCTTT GTGGCTAAGGATCCAAGTGGGAAAGAAATTGATGCATTGGCTAAGCATCTTGAAAATCTGACAAAACCATCCACACCCTACTACTTCAACACTCTGTATGATCCATACAGAGAAGGTGCTGATTTCGTTCGAGGGTATCCGTTTAGCTTGAGGGCTGGTGTACCAACTGCTGTCTCTCATGGACTCTGGCTTAACATCCCTGATTACGATGCCCCCACTCAGCTCGTCAAGCCTCTGGATCGTAACACCAG TGTTGGTTCAAACAGGTATGTGGATGCTGTGTTGACAATCCCCAAAGGGACTCTGTATCCCATGTGTGCTATGAACCTTGCGTTTAACAGAGAACTTATCGGTGCTGCTATGTACTTTGGGATTATGGGTGATGGACAGCCTCTTGGCagatatgatgatatgtggGCTGGCTGGTGTACCAAA GTGGTGTGTGATCATTTGGGCTATGGTGTGAAGACAGGGCTGCCATATTTATGGCACAGCAAGGCTAGCAATCCGTTCGTGAACCTGAAGAAGGAATACAACGGGCTGTTCTGGCAAGAAGAGATGATTCCCTTCTTTCAATCTGTGATCTTACCTAAGAAATGCACCAATGCTCAAGAATGCTATCTCGAGCTCGCTAAGCAGGCCAAGGAAAAGCTTGGTCCAGTTGATCCATATTTCAACAACCTTGCTGATGCTATGGTCACCTGGATTGAGGCCTGGGAAGAATTCAACGCACCAGCAAATGTCAAGAACGGGTCTGCTTAG